From the genome of Cetobacterium somerae ATCC BAA-474:
TTTTCCTGCTATTTCGATACCATTACTAACAACTTCACCATTCTTCTTTTCCCTAAATTTTACAACTATAGTTCCTGAAATAGGTCTTTGAAATTTTCCAAGTTTAAGCACGGCTGTATCTAATTTTACATTTTTAGTTGTTACACTTCTTGCCTTTATAATTCTTTCAATTTCTTTTTCTATGTTTTTCTTCTGAATCTCTAACTTACTTATTGTTTTTACATGAGTAGTTTTTTCTTGATTCAATCTAGTTATCAATCTATTTTTTTCTTGTTTTTTTACCTCAATCGATCTTCTATTAGAATCTAATTTTCTTTTAAGTATTGTTAACTTTTGTCTATCATTCTCAATATTCTTTTTTACTTGTTCTATTGAAGTTTGAACATTTTTTATATGTTCCATGCTTTCTAAATCTCCATATAAAAGTCTTGAGAAACTTCTTTTTGCTATACTTCTATCCTTTGTATTACTTTCTAAACTAGATTTTCTAGTTACCTCTATCATCTTAGCTTTATACTCTGATTTTTTTCTATCTAATGCTTTACTACTTACATTTAAATTTAATCCACCATATTCAATATTTCTATTAACTATTTTTATCTCTTCTTGAAGCTTTTCTGCTTCTTTTTCTATATCTTTAATTTCTGAGTTTATATTTTCAATCTGTTTTGCAATACTTATTTTTTCAGAGTCTATATGTTCAATCCTACTGTTTTTTTGCTTTATTTCGCTCTCTATTTTTTTCATTTTATTTTTTAAATTATCTACACTATCTCCAAATATAAAAGTTGAACAAATAAAAAAAATCATTATTCCTTTCATAATTAAACCTCATCTTTTTTTAGCTTACCTGTTGATTTCCAAGCTAAAAACAGAAGTATTAATGTTGCTACAATTTCAATTACTATAATTTGTTTAAAACTTTGAAGTATTAATGTTGATAAAATTTGCTGATATTTCTCTCTAAGAATAACGTATATATTAAAAAATATCATACCTCCAACTAAAGCACTTCCAAAAAATGGTATTAAATTTTTATTTCTAGCTACAGAAAAATTTTTCCTATTTTGAGGAGCTTTTATTGCAAAAATCATATAATCTCTAATTATAACGCCTCTTAAAATAGTTGTTATTGGATAATACATTCCTAGTGATAACGCCAAACAAATAAATAATGACATATTTGCAGCACTAATTTTTCTTTGAGTATTTTGCAAAAATTGACTATCTATATATATCTCTCTTACCATCGGATTTACATCTAGCAACTCTTGGATGGCATGAAGGTTTTTTTCATCTTTAAAATATACAATTATTGAATTCGGTAGTGGATTTTCGCTTTTAGGTATAACTATTTCCAATTCTTTTTGTAAATTTCTAAAAGCTTCCTCTTTCGATAAAAATCTTGTTCCCTTAACATTTTCATTTTCTATAAGAAACTTTTCAAACTCTTGTAGTTTCTCTTTTGAGTTATCATTTTGTAACTCAATAGTAAAAAAATAATCACTCTTTAATATTTTCCCAATAAAGTAGCTATTAGAAGATAATGAAATAAATATATTAAATATAATAAAACTTAATGTCAATGCTATAAATGTTCTTGCCCCTTTTCTTCTTTCCATCTCTTCTCCCTAATTAAAATATAGAGGCCAGTTTAACTCGCCTCTATACTATATATTTTCTATAAGTTTTCTTTTATCACTGATATTAATTTCGTTGCCGTTAATTCATACTTTTCTAATAATTCTTCAGCTTTTCCACTTTGACCAAACACATCATAGATTCCAACTTTTTTAACTAATGTTGGATGCGTCTCTGATAAGAACTCTGATACTGCTGATCCAAGTCCACCTATTACAGAATGCTCTTCAGCTGTTACAATAAATTTTGTTTCTTGAGCAGCTTTTAGAACTGTCTCTCCATCTAAAGGTTTTATTGTTCCTACATTTATTACTCTTACTGAAACTCCTTCAGCTTGTAGCTTTTCTGCTGCTTCTAAAGCTCTTGCTGTCATAAGTCCTGTTGCTAATATTGTAACATCAGTTCCTTCTTTTATAGTATTTGCTACCCCTATTTGAAAATCATATGAATCATCAAATAATACTGGCACATCTAATCTTCCCATTCTTATATATACTGGTCCATTATACTCTGCTGCTGCAAATATCATTTTTTTAGTTTCTGTAGCATCTGCTGGTGATAATACTACCATTCCCGGAATACTTCTCATTAAAGAGATATCTTCAACTGATTGGTGCGATCCTCCATCTTCTCCTACTGAAATTCCTGCATGCGTTGGAGCTATTTTTACATTTAACTTTGGATAAGCTACTGTATTTCTTATTTGCTCAAATGCTCTTCCTGCTGCAAACATCGCAAAAGTAGAAGCAAATGGTATTTTTCCACATGTAGCAAGTCCAGCTGCTGTTCCAATTAAATCTGCTTCAGCTATTCCAACGTTTATATGTCTTTCTGGGAATGCCTCTTGAAATAGATTTGTTTTTGTTGATTTTGTTAAGTCTGCATCTAAAACAACTATATTATTATTTTGTCTTCCAAGCTCTACTAATGCTTCTCCGTAAGCCTGTCTTGTAGATTTTTTCATTATTTCATCCTCCGAATTTATTATATCTCTGATACTTTCTCTAGCTCTGCTATCGCTCTTTCTGTCTCTTCACATGTTGGAGCAACTCCATGGAATCCACAAACATTTTCCATAAATGATACTCCTTTACCTTTTACAGTTTTAGCAATAATTACTGTCGGTTGCCCTTTTGTTTCTCTCGCTTTATCTAAAGCATCAAATATCTCTTGGAAGTTATGTCCATCAA
Proteins encoded in this window:
- a CDS encoding transketolase family protein, encoding MMKKSTRQAYGEALVELGRQNNNIVVLDADLTKSTKTNLFQEAFPERHINVGIAEADLIGTAAGLATCGKIPFASTFAMFAAGRAFEQIRNTVAYPKLNVKIAPTHAGISVGEDGGSHQSVEDISLMRSIPGMVVLSPADATETKKMIFAAAEYNGPVYIRMGRLDVPVLFDDSYDFQIGVANTIKEGTDVTILATGLMTARALEAAEKLQAEGVSVRVINVGTIKPLDGETVLKAAQETKFIVTAEEHSVIGGLGSAVSEFLSETHPTLVKKVGIYDVFGQSGKAEELLEKYELTATKLISVIKENL
- a CDS encoding cell division protein FtsX → MERRKGARTFIALTLSFIIFNIFISLSSNSYFIGKILKSDYFFTIELQNDNSKEKLQEFEKFLIENENVKGTRFLSKEEAFRNLQKELEIVIPKSENPLPNSIIVYFKDEKNLHAIQELLDVNPMVREIYIDSQFLQNTQRKISAANMSLFICLALSLGMYYPITTILRGVIIRDYMIFAIKAPQNRKNFSVARNKNLIPFFGSALVGGMIFFNIYVILREKYQQILSTLILQSFKQIIVIEIVATLILLFLAWKSTGKLKKDEV
- a CDS encoding murein hydrolase activator EnvC family protein, which codes for MKGIMIFFICSTFIFGDSVDNLKNKMKKIESEIKQKNSRIEHIDSEKISIAKQIENINSEIKDIEKEAEKLQEEIKIVNRNIEYGGLNLNVSSKALDRKKSEYKAKMIEVTRKSSLESNTKDRSIAKRSFSRLLYGDLESMEHIKNVQTSIEQVKKNIENDRQKLTILKRKLDSNRRSIEVKKQEKNRLITRLNQEKTTHVKTISKLEIQKKNIEKEIERIIKARSVTTKNVKLDTAVLKLGKFQRPISGTIVVKFREKKNGEVVSNGIEIAGKMGTRVKAATSGKVIYADKFQGLNNVVMVDYGYNTIGVYGNLIAVGVKLNQQVQRGQDIGVLGLNTDSKANLYYEVRFNLKPINPENLF